One Acidobacteriota bacterium genomic window, AAAAGCCCTGCACGACGGGTTGGTCGAAAACACGGCCTTGCCCGCCTTGCCGCTCGATCAAGTCGCGCTCAAGAGCGATTGGTCGGCCAACGCCAAGCCCACTGCCCAGAATGACCGCGAAATTGTCTTCCGCCTTGACCCAAGTGTTCACGATGGCCGTTATGCCAACAATGGCTGGTTGCAGGAAACGCCCAAGCCGCTTTCAAAAGTAACCTGGGACAACTACGCGATCATCAGCCCGAAGACAGCCACTGAATTGGGACTGGCCCCCGATAAAGAATGGCATGCCACCAAGGCGAACCTGATCAACCTCAAGCACGGCACTGAAGAGTTGGCGCTGCCAGTCTGGGTTCAACCCGGGCAGCCGGATAATTCGATCACCGTGTTTTTGGGCTACGGACGCAAGCGCGCGGGCAATGTCGGTACCGGGACGGGCTTCGACACCTACCGGCTGCGCACCAGTGCCGAGCCGTGGATTGCCACCAATGGAGTCAGCTTTGCAGCCGCTTCTGGCACTTATGTCCTGGCGACGACGCAAGAGCATTTCAACATTGACACTTCCGGTCTGGAAGAAGGCGACTTGCAACCGCGCCACATCGTCCGCACCACGGTGCTTGAAGAGTACAAGAAAGACCCGCAGAGCGTGCATCACGGCGCGCATAAGCCGGGCAAGGAACTGACGATCTACAAGCCGGAGCAGTACCCATACAATGGTTATGCCTGGGGCATGACGATTGATATGAATGCCTGTATCGGTTGCAATGCCTGCATCGTGGCCTGTGTCTCTGAAAACAACATCGCGGTCGTGGGCAAAGATGTCGTCACACGCGGACGCATCATGCATTGGCTGCGGATTGACACCTATTTCAAAGGCGACACGGTCAACCCGGAAGTCTACTTCCAACCGATGCTCTGCCAGCATTGCGAACAGGCGCCTTGCGAGGTCGTTTGTCCGGTCAATGCCACGGTTCACGATGCCGAAGGGTTGAACGTCCAGGTTTATAACCGCTGCGTCGGCACGCGCTATTGCTCGAACAACTGCCCCTACAAGGTACGCCGCTTCAACTATCTGTTGTACGGCGATTGGGAGTCGCCGAGCTTGAAGAATGTGCGCAATCCGGACGTGACCGTGCGCACGCGCGGTGTGATGGAGAAGTGCACTTACTGCACGCAGCGCATTCAGCAGGGCAAGATCGAAGCCGAGAAACAGAACCGCAAAGTGCAGGATGGCGACATTCAAACCGCCTGCCAAACCGCCTGCCCGACGGAGGCGATCATCTTTGGCGACATCAATGATCAGAGCGCGCGCGTCCATAAGCTGAAGAACGAAGCGCGCAATTACGAAGTGCTGGCTGATTTGAATACCCGGCCGCGTACCAGCTATTTGGCTGAAATCCGCAACCCGAACCCTGAATTAGCCGGGTCGGCGAGTGGCAGCCACGGCTCAGCAACTACGGGCGGGGAGGCAAAACATGGCTGAAGAAGTGATGAGAAACAAAGACGTTGATCCGCGTCCGCCGTTGATCGGGCCGGGACACGACGTCCGTTCGATTACCACGAAGATCATAGATATGGTCTTCATGCGTGGGTTCAAAAAGGGCTGGATTTTCGGCTTCGCCATTTCGTTTTTGGGCGCGTTGATGTTGTTCAACACGATTGCCTACCTGGTGCTAAAAGGTGTGGGCATTTGGGGCAACAACATCCCGGTCGGCTGGGCCTTCGACATTATCAACTTTGTTTGGTGGATCGGCATCGGCCACGCGGGCACTTTGATTTCGGCGATTCTGTTGCTGCTGCGGCAAAACTGGCGCAATTCGATCAACCGCTTTGCCGAAGCCATGACGCTCTTTGCCGTGGCTTGCGCGGGCTTGTTCCCAGCGCTGCACACGGGCCGTCCGTGGGTTGACTATTACCTCTTCCCGCTGCCGAACACGATGGGCATGTGGCCGAACTTCAAAAGCCCGCTGATGTGGGATGTGTTTGCGGTTTCGACCTACGCCACGGTGTCGGCGATTTTCTGGTTCATCGGTCTGATTCCGGATTTTGCCACGATGCGCGACCGGGCGAGCGACAAATGGAAGCGGCTGGTCTTTGGCCTGTTGGCGATGGGCTGGCGCGGCGATGCGCGGCACTGGCATCGTTATGAAACGGCGTATCTGCTGCTGGCCGGGCTTTCGACGCCGCTGGTGCTTTCGGTGCACACCATCGTTTCATTCGACTTCTCGATTGGCATCGTGCCGGGCTGGCACGCGACGATCTTTCCGCCCTACTTTGTGGCGGGCGCGGTCTATGCCGGATTTGCGATGGTGCTGACCATCGGCTTGCCGCTGATCAAGTTTTATCACCTCGAAGATTTCATCACCAAACGGCACATCCGCAATATGTGCAAGGTCATGCTGACCACTGGGCTGATCGTGGTTTACGGCTACGGAATGGAAGCCTTCTTTGCGATGTATGCGGGCAGCACCTGGGAAGATTTCATGTTCAAGAATCGCACGATGGGGCCGTATGGGTGGGCGTACTGGCTGCTACTCTTGTGCAACTTCCTGGTGCCGCAGTTGCTGTGGTTGAAGCGCTTCCGCGACAATCAAGTCGTGCTCTTCGTCATCTGCATGTTCATCAACGTGGGCATGTGGCTGGAACGCTTCGTCATCATCGTGACCAGTTTGAATCGGGACTTTCTGCCGGGTTCGTGGCGGATGTACCACCCGACGCCTTTCGATTTCTCGATGTTCTTCGGCACGATTGGCTTCTTCCTGACGTTGATGTTCTTGTTCATCCGGTTCGTGCCGATCATCCCGATTTTCGAGATGAAGGCGCTCTTGCCTGAAACCAAAGTGGACGAACACACGGTGGCTGAGAAAGAGAAGAGCATCGGTGGCGCGGTTGTGCCGTCACCCTCGTATGGAGATTGATATTTAGTGGTCAGTGGTCAGTGGTCAGTGGTCAGTTCAACCGGCCACTGACCACTGACCACTGACCACTGACCACTGCCTTATGAACAAATCAGAAGAAAAAGGCATCTACGGCGTCATCGCGGAATTCGACGATCCGAATTCGATTGTGGCCGCCGCGCGCAAAGCGTATGCGTCGGGCTATCGCCGCCTCAACGCTTATTCGCCCTATCCGATTGAAGAGTTGTCCGAAGCGATTGGCTTTCATAAAGACCGTGTCGCGCCGGTCGTGTTTGTGTCGGGCCTGCTGGGGCTGATCGGCGGATTTACGATGATCTATTGGATGACGGCGATTGATTATCCGCTCAACGTGGGTGGCCGTCCGTTGCTGAGTTTGCCGGCGTGGATTCCGATTATGTTCGAGTGCACGGTGCTGCTGGCCGCGTTCGGCGCGGTGATCGGGATGCTGGCGATGAACCGGCTGCCGCAACCTTATCATCCGGTATTCAACGTGCCGAGTTTCAACCGGGCTTCGACGGATCGCTTTTACCTTTGCGTGAAAGCTGATGATCCGAACTACAGCCATGACGGCACGCGAGCCTTTCTCGCCAGTCTGGGCGCGCGGGAGGTGAATGATGTCGCAAACTGAGAAAGCAAAAAGCAAAAGTCAAAAGTCAAAAGTCAAAAATGGTTTGCCTTGTGCTGCCCTTTGCCTGGAAGCGCGCGGCCACTTCAGGCGCAAATCATTTTTGCTTTTTGCTTTTTGCTTTTTGCCTTTTGCCTTGACTGCCTGCCGCCAGGACATGCACGACAACCCGAAATACAAAGCCTACCGCGATGGCGGGATGCGCGAGTATCCGGCAGGCGTAGTAGCGCGCGGTTCGATAGCCGCCAACCCGGCTGCGCCGCCTTCCGCGATGGGGAATGCGCAGCAAGTGCAAACCGTCAACGCCGTGGTGGCCGGTGATCCGAGCGCCGCACCGACGCCGATTGTGATTCCCAAAGGCGAAGATGCGTTCCCGTTCAAGGTCACACAGGAAATTCTGGATCGCGGCCAGGAGCGGTTCAATATCAATTGCGCGCATTGCCACGGCAAACTGGGCCGGGGCGACGGCATGATTGCGTTGCGCGGCTTCAAAAAACCGCCGTCCTATCACGATGATCGCCTGCGCCAGGCACCCGCCAGCTATTTTTACGATGTGATGACGAACGGCTTTGGCGCGATGTCGGATTATGCCGCGCAGGTCACGCCGGAAGATCGCTGGAAAATCGCCGCCTACATTCGGGTGTTGCAATTGAGCCAGCGCGCCGATTTCAACACGTTGCCCGAAGCCGATAAGGAGAAGGTGCGCGACGCCGCGACACAGAAACCGGCGGCGACCGGGCACGGCGCAACCGCCGAACACGGCGGGGAAAAGAAAGCGGAAGAACACGCGAAGTAATCGCAGTCCGTATTGAACCCGCATTGAAGAGGACGAATTTAAGCATGAACGAGAACTATGCTCCTCCGGCAGAACTCGGAGGAATTCAAACCAAAGCCTTGATCGTTGGCCTGCTGGGTTTGGTCATTGGGTTGGGCGGCGCGGCGGCCACGGGCGGCAAGGAACTGGCGTTGCAAGCCTATCTGGTCTCTTACGTTTTCTGGGTTGGCATCTCGTTGGGCAGTCTGGGGCTGCTGATGGTGCAATACCTGGGCGGCGGCGGCTGGGGCTTGGTGATTCGCCGCATTTTAGAAGCGGGCGCGAGTACGCTCTGGCTAATGCTGGCGGGCTTCCTGGTGGTGATTTATGGGATGCTCAATGGCGGACTGTATGAATGGGCGCATCCCGTCGGACATCTGGCCGAGTTGATGCAAACCAACAAGCAGTGGGCCTTCAAAGCCAAGTGGCTGACGCCGACCGGCTTCATCGTGCGCGGGCTGATTTACTTCGGCATCTGGCTTTTGTTGACGACGAAGCTGCGCGGCAATTCGCATAAGCAAGACCAGACGGGCGACCGCGCCTATTTGCAAAGCTCGCAGAATTGGAGCGGCCCCGGCTTCCTGGTCTTCGCGTTGTCGCTGACCTTTGCGGCGATTGATTGGGTGATGTCGCTGGATGCCGAGTGGTATTCGACCATTTTCGGAATGTTGATGCTGGCGGGTTGGGGCGTGGCGACGATTGCGTTGATCATCTGGATTTGCGTAACGCTGGCCAAGCGGGATGATCTGCGGCACGTTTATCAATCCAAGCTTTTCCACGATCTGGGCATGCTGCAACTCGCGCTCGTGATGGTCTGGGCGTATTTCTCTTTCTCACAATTGGTCATCATCTGGTCGGGCAACTTGCCGGAAGAGATTCCCTGGTTTCTAGAGCGGTTCAAAGGCGTCTGGCGTTACTTGGGAGTGGCGATCATCCTGCTGCATTTCGTGATGCCGTTCCTGCTCTTGCTCTCGCGCGATTTGAAGCGCCACGCCAACCGCTTGAAGTGGGTGGCCCTGTTGCTGCTGGGCATGCGCTTCTTCGATTTGATGTGGATAATGGTGCCCGAATTCCAGAATCGCCACGACCACGTCAATGACCATTTTGTGGATGGCCTGTGGTGGTATGTCGCCATGCTGTTTGGCATGGGCGGCATTTGGCTCTGGTGGCTGGTGGGGCAGTTGCGGCAACGTTCGCTGTTGCCGGTCAATGATCCGCAGTTGCAGGAAGCGTTGGCAGCGGGCGGTCATCACTAACTCGAACACCAGTGCGGTACCGCGCGCGTCAGCAAGCGGGTGATTTTGCAAGGTAGCCGCTTGCTGACGCGCGCGGTACCGCACCGATCCTGAAAAGTATGAGCACACCTAACGACAAACACGGAAAAGACCTGCTGCCAGAGGATAGTGGCGTAGTCATTAAGCCGATTGCCTGGTTTTTGATCATCTTGACGCTGGCGACGGCTATGGTTTACGTCATCATCAAAGGCATGACGGTGGTTTTCAATCGAGTTGATCAGGCCACCTATCCGGCTGCCCCGCCGCTGCCAGGCGGCGGCCAACGCACGCAACGCGAACCGCTTTTGCAAGGCGCGCCTAAAGAGCCGGGATCGAAAGATGCCTCGCTGCTGCCCCTGGACGAAATGCGTGAGTATCGCAAAAAGACCGAGGCCGATCTCACGTCCTATGGTTTTGTGGCGGGCAAAGAAAATGTCGAAGCGCACATCCCGGTCGAGCGCGCCAAACAGTTGCTGCTCGAACGCGGCTTGCCGGTAAAAGCCGAGGCGGCGGTGTCTGAGTTGGCTACGGCAGAAAAGACGCGCGCGCAATTGTCGAGTTCAGATGCGAGCGCGGGCCGGTTAATCGGTAAGCAATAGTTGTTGGGGTGGCACAGCATCACTGGCTGTGTCTGAAAGCAGATTTAGCAGTATGAAAACCAAAATAGGACTTGCGCAGAGCACGAGCGAGATTGCCACAGAGGCACAGAAGCACAGAGCTTTATTACAAGTCTGGTGGGGTTCTCTGTTTTTCTCCGTGTCTCCGTGCCTCTGTGGCAAACCCTTGCGTAAGTCCTACAAAAGATCATTGTGGATGGTGCGCAGCCTCCTGCTTTCGCTCTTTGTAAATGGAATCGTTTGGGCGCAACCGGCGGGCGTGCGACCGCCGATGTTGCGCGATGTCGGCATTGACCAGTTGCTTAATAACCAGGTGCCGCTCGACCTGGAGTTTGTGGACGAAACCGGCAAGGCGGTGAAACTGAAAGACTATTTCACCGACAAGCCGGTGCTGCTGACCTTGGTTTATTACGATTGCCCGCAGTTGTGCAATCAGGTGCTCAACGGCGCGACAGGCGCATTGAAGACGCTGCCGATGACGCCGGGCAAAGATTTTATATGGCTGACGGTCAGTTTCGATCCGCGCGAGCAACCCGAACTGGCGGCGGCCAAGAAAGATAGCTATTTGCAACGCCTGGGTAAAAAAGAAGCTGCGGCGGGCTGGCATTTTCTGACCGGTAGTGAACCGGCGATTAAAGCGCTGGCGCAAGCGGTCGGCTTCCGTTTCTTGTGGGATCCGGCGAAAAAGCAATATGCGCACGCCAGCGGCATTATGGTGCTGACGCCTGAAGGCAAGGTTTCGCGCTATTTTTATGGGATCGAATTTGCGCCGCGCGATTTGCGCCTGGGTTTCGTGGACGCTTCGCAGGGCAAGGTCGGATCGCTGGCCGACCAGATCATCATGTACTGTTACCAGTACGACCCTGAGTCCGGCACCTACAGTCTGGTGTTGATGCGGGTCTTGCGCATCTTCGCCAGTCTGACCTTGCTCACGTTAGTCGCATTATTTTTTTATCTGCGCCGGAAGACGAAACAGAAAGAGGCGCAATGGGCACAAGCAGCGCACTGAGCGTTGCGACAGTAGTATTTCAAACCTAACGGACATTATGAATCCAGTGGCGTTACTTCAAGTGCAGTTAATTCCCGATCAGGCTTCGACCTTTGCGGTTGAGGTAGACCTGTTTTACATCGCGTTGTGGCTGCTGACCATTGTCTTCTCAATTGGAGTGGCGGCGGCGGCGGCCTATTTGATGCACAAATACAAACGGCAGCGCACGGATCAGATCGGGGTGAACGTGCACGGCGCCATGATTCTGGAAGTTACCTGGACGGTGATCCCGTTCATCATGGCCATGGGCATTTTCCTGTGGGGCGCGAAACTTTACTACGAGATGTACAAAGACCCGCGCGATGCGATGGAGATTTATGTCACCGCCAAACAGTGGATGTTTCGCGCGCAGCATCCCGATGGCCGCCGCGAAATCAACGAATTGCACATCCCGATGGGCCGCCGCATCAAGCTGACGATGACGAGCGAAGATGTCTTGCACGCCTATTTCATCCCGGCCTTTCGTACCAAGGCCGACATCGTGCCGGGCCGTTACACCTCGACCTGGTTCGAGGCGACCAAGCCGGGCAGTTATCATCTGTTTTGTGCGGAGTATTGCGGCACGCAGCATTCCGGTATGGTCGGTACGGTTTACGTAATGGAACCCGCCGAGTATCAAGCCTGGCTGGCGGATGGCAGCGGCAATATCGCTCCCGCCGAAGTGGGCAAAAAAATCTTTGCCACGATGGGCTGCAACACCTGCCACAAAGAAGACAACAGCGGACGCGGCCCCTCGCTCTTGGGCGTTTATGGCAGCCAGGTCAAGTTGACCAGCGGGCAAGCGGTTTTGGCGGATGACGCGTATGTGCGCGAATCCATTCTGCGCCCGCACGTGAAAATCGTGGCGGGGTATCCTTTGATGATGAGCACTTATCAAGGTCAGTTGACCGAAGAACAAATTGTGCAGGTCATCGCCTATCTGAAATCTATCGGGAAACAGGAAGCCAATGCGGCTGGGGCTGCGGCTCCGGCTGCTCCCGCGACAGGCGCGCCAGCACTGGCTGCTCCGGCAGCGGGTGCGCCTGTGCCACCGGCTGGGGCGGCTGCGAAACCTGTGACCAGACCGGCGACCAAACCGGCCAACTAAGCTTGGTCAAGCGGATTGATTCGGGCACTTATGTGGCCTGAGTTTGTATAGTCATTATTTCTTTCAAGCGGATTTGTGCGCTGAACGTGGCAGCCTGAAGAAGAGGCCGCCGCCGCCGCGCTGAAGCACTACAAAAGGGCATTGCTATGGAAATCGCCGCAAACATTGGGCCTGTAAACGCGGAAGCCGAAGAGCGTGTGACATATCTGAACGTCGACCATACGGTTAAATCCTGGTTGTTGACGCTGGATCACAAACGCATCGGTCTGCTCTATCTATTCGGTATTTCGTTTTTCTTCATGATCGGCGGCATCTACGCCAGCATCATCCGGTTGGAATTGATCACCCCGAAGGGCGATTTGTTGACGGCAGAGACCTATAACCGTGTCTTCACCATGCACGGGGTCATCATGATCTTCTTCTTCTTGATCCCGTCCATTCCGGCGACGCTGGGGAACTTTCTGTTGCCGCTGATGCTGGGCGCCAAAGACGTGGCTTTCCCGCGCCTCAATCTGATGAGTTGGTATATCTACATGATCGGCGGCGCGCTGATGATGTACACGCTGATCAATGGCGGCATTGATACCGGCTGGACGTTCTATCCGCCCTACAGTTCGATCTATTCAAACAGTCAGGTCACGCTGGCGGGCGTTTCGATTTTTATCACCGGGTTCTCGTCCATTCTGACGGGGCTGAATTTCATGGTGACGATCCACACGATGCGCGCGCCAGGGCTGACCTGGTTCCGCTTGCCGCTGTTTGTGTGGGCGCATTATGCAACCAGCTTGATCCAGATTCTGGGCACGCCGGTCATCGCCATCACAGTGCTGGCGCTGGCGTTTGAACGCACCTTACAGATTGGCATTTTCGATCCGAAGCTCGGCGGCGATCCGGTTTTGTTCCAGCACATGTTCTGGTTCTATTCGCACCCGGCGGTTTACATCATGGTGTTGCCGGGCATGGGCGTGATCAGCGAGATCATCGCCAGCATGTGCCGCAAGCCGATTTTCGGTTATCACTTCGTCGCCTTCTCGTCGTTGGCGATTGCGGTGTTCGGCTTCCTGGTCTGGGGGCATCACATGTTCACCAGCAGCCAGTCCATGTATGCCGGGATGGTTTTCTCGCTTATCACTTACGCCGTGGCGATTCCGTCGGCCATCAAAACCTTCAACTGGACGGCGACCATCTACAAAGGTTCGGTCTCGTATGACACGCCGATGATCTATGCCCTAGGGTTTCTGGGCTTGTTTACCGTCGGTGGCATGACGGGTTTGTTCCTGGCGGCCATGGGCTTGGATGTGCATTTGCACGATACCTACTTCGTCGTGGCGCACTTCCATTACGTGATGGTAGGCGGTCAGGTCATCGCCTATTTGGGTGGCTTGCATTTCTGGTGGCCGAAGATCACGGGCCGGATGTATCCCGAAGTTTGGGGGCGTATCTCGGCAGTTATCGTTTTTCTGGGGTTCAACCTGACTTTCTTCCCGCAATTCGTGCTGGGCTATTTGGGCATGCCGCGCCGCTATCACGCCTACTCGCCCGAATTTCAGGTGATGCATATTCTCTCGAGCGCGGGGGCTTCGATCCTGGCGGTAGGATTTTTGATGCCGCTGGTTTACCTATCCTGGTCAATCAAGTACGGCGAAAAAGTGGGCGACAATCCCTGGGGGGCCTGCGGGTTGGAATGGGAGACTTCTTCGCCGCCGCCGCCTGAGAATTTCACCTATACGCCCGTGGTCGAACACGAAGCGTATTCCTTCGAGCACGTCAAAGCGATCAAGGAAGCAGGGAACAAAGTTATCGTTTCGGCTTAACTGACGTGCGTTGTACAGCAGGCTGCCAGCCTGCTGCGGCCACCGGCGCTAGTTTTTATCGGTTGCCAGGGCGCACACGTTCCAAGCTGCAGCAGGCTGGCAGCCTGCCATACATTTTCTCAAGGAGAATCACCTTGTCTGAACACGCAGCACACGTACCCGGACTGCAACATCATTTCGCCACGATGGAGCAGCAGAAAGAGGCGGGCACCATCTGAATGTGGGTCTTCCTGCTGACCGAATTGATGTTCTTTGGCGGCCTGTTTCTGGCGTATACCATCTTTCGGGCCACCTATCCGGAAGGGTTTCTATTCGGCAGCCACCTGCTCAACGTCCCGCTGGGCGGCACGAATACGGTCGTGCTGATCGTCAGCAGCTTGACGATGGCGATGGCCGTTTACTATTCGCAACTCGGCGATAAAAACAAAGTCGTGTTTTTTCTGGTCATCACGTTAATCCTGGGCTGCACGTTTTTAGGGATCAAGTATGTCGAATACAGCGCGAAGTTCGAGGATCATCTCTTCCCGGCGCTGACCTGGTATCACCCGCCGACCGAAGGTCCGCACGGCATACCGCTCGAATTGCAGCAGCAGGTGCGGGTGTTTCTCTGGATTTATTTCATGATGACCGGGCTGCACGCCTTGCACATGATCGTCGGGGCGGGGATTCTGATTACCTTGATTGTGATGGCCCAGCGCGGGCGTTTCAGCAAAGAGTACAACATTCCCATCGAGATCAGCGGCTTGTATTGGCACTTCGTTGACATCGTCTGGATTTTCCTGTTCCCGCTGCTCTATCTGACCGGCTTTCACGTCGGCGGGGGACACTAATCAGGCCACTAACCAATTGAGGCTGGCAGAAAGTTTATGGCAGAGCATAGTTCCGCACATTCATCCGAACATCATCTGGTACCGCTCAAATATTACTTTGGCGTATTTGCGCTGTTGATGGCGCTGACCGCGCTGACGGTTTTTGTGGCGAGTTTCGACTTAGAGAAAGTCTGGGGGCCGCTCAACGTCATCGTCGCGATGACCATCGCCGTCATCAAGGCCACCGCCGTTGTGATGATCTTTATGCACGTGCGCTGGAGTTCCAAGCTGACGCAACTCATCATCATCTCAGGCATTTTTTGGCTGGTGATTTTGCTGGTGCTGACCTTTACCGATTATTCGGTGCGCATCAAGCACGGCTGGCCGACGCCGCTGGGGCAGGTGGAAAAGACGGCGCAGCGTTAGCGCACCTTTGCAAGCAAAGTAAAAGCCCGCCGATGAATTTCATCGGCGGGCTTTTCTATTTGGTGTTTGTGAGCATGTTCGCTGCCGCGCCAGCAAAACAAAGCCGGAAATAACCCCGTCCGTCAGGGCGGGGATGCCTGAGCGAACAGACTGACTGCGAGCGGCGCAACGGGGCACCAGTTACATGGAAACCGTTGCAGCTCGAGCATTCTGCCGTCCGCGTCGCCCTGACGGGCGGTGTCATTTCCGGTCAAAGAAAACCAAATTGTGAGGGGGATTGGATGAACCGCATCTTC contains:
- the nrfD gene encoding polysulfide reductase NrfD, translating into MAEEVMRNKDVDPRPPLIGPGHDVRSITTKIIDMVFMRGFKKGWIFGFAISFLGALMLFNTIAYLVLKGVGIWGNNIPVGWAFDIINFVWWIGIGHAGTLISAILLLLRQNWRNSINRFAEAMTLFAVACAGLFPALHTGRPWVDYYLFPLPNTMGMWPNFKSPLMWDVFAVSTYATVSAIFWFIGLIPDFATMRDRASDKWKRLVFGLLAMGWRGDARHWHRYETAYLLLAGLSTPLVLSVHTIVSFDFSIGIVPGWHATIFPPYFVAGAVYAGFAMVLTIGLPLIKFYHLEDFITKRHIRNMCKVMLTTGLIVVYGYGMEAFFAMYAGSTWEDFMFKNRTMGPYGWAYWLLLLCNFLVPQLLWLKRFRDNQVVLFVICMFINVGMWLERFVIIVTSLNRDFLPGSWRMYHPTPFDFSMFFGTIGFFLTLMFLFIRFVPIIPIFEMKALLPETKVDEHTVAEKEKSIGGAVVPSPSYGD
- a CDS encoding DUF3341 domain-containing protein, encoding MNKSEEKGIYGVIAEFDDPNSIVAAARKAYASGYRRLNAYSPYPIEELSEAIGFHKDRVAPVVFVSGLLGLIGGFTMIYWMTAIDYPLNVGGRPLLSLPAWIPIMFECTVLLAAFGAVIGMLAMNRLPQPYHPVFNVPSFNRASTDRFYLCVKADDPNYSHDGTRAFLASLGAREVNDVAN
- a CDS encoding cytochrome c, yielding MHDNPKYKAYRDGGMREYPAGVVARGSIAANPAAPPSAMGNAQQVQTVNAVVAGDPSAAPTPIVIPKGEDAFPFKVTQEILDRGQERFNINCAHCHGKLGRGDGMIALRGFKKPPSYHDDRLRQAPASYFYDVMTNGFGAMSDYAAQVTPEDRWKIAAYIRVLQLSQRADFNTLPEADKEKVRDAATQKPAATGHGATAEHGGEKKAEEHAK
- a CDS encoding SCO family protein; the encoded protein is MVRSLLLSLFVNGIVWAQPAGVRPPMLRDVGIDQLLNNQVPLDLEFVDETGKAVKLKDYFTDKPVLLTLVYYDCPQLCNQVLNGATGALKTLPMTPGKDFIWLTVSFDPREQPELAAAKKDSYLQRLGKKEAAAGWHFLTGSEPAIKALAQAVGFRFLWDPAKKQYAHASGIMVLTPEGKVSRYFYGIEFAPRDLRLGFVDASQGKVGSLADQIIMYCYQYDPESGTYSLVLMRVLRIFASLTLLTLVALFFYLRRKTKQKEAQWAQAAH
- the coxB gene encoding cytochrome c oxidase subunit II; this translates as MALLQVQLIPDQASTFAVEVDLFYIALWLLTIVFSIGVAAAAAYLMHKYKRQRTDQIGVNVHGAMILEVTWTVIPFIMAMGIFLWGAKLYYEMYKDPRDAMEIYVTAKQWMFRAQHPDGRREINELHIPMGRRIKLTMTSEDVLHAYFIPAFRTKADIVPGRYTSTWFEATKPGSYHLFCAEYCGTQHSGMVGTVYVMEPAEYQAWLADGSGNIAPAEVGKKIFATMGCNTCHKEDNSGRGPSLLGVYGSQVKLTSGQAVLADDAYVRESILRPHVKIVAGYPLMMSTYQGQLTEEQIVQVIAYLKSIGKQEANAAGAAAPAAPATGAPALAAPAAGAPVPPAGAAAKPVTRPATKPAN
- the ctaD gene encoding cytochrome c oxidase subunit I; its protein translation is MEIAANIGPVNAEAEERVTYLNVDHTVKSWLLTLDHKRIGLLYLFGISFFFMIGGIYASIIRLELITPKGDLLTAETYNRVFTMHGVIMIFFFLIPSIPATLGNFLLPLMLGAKDVAFPRLNLMSWYIYMIGGALMMYTLINGGIDTGWTFYPPYSSIYSNSQVTLAGVSIFITGFSSILTGLNFMVTIHTMRAPGLTWFRLPLFVWAHYATSLIQILGTPVIAITVLALAFERTLQIGIFDPKLGGDPVLFQHMFWFYSHPAVYIMVLPGMGVISEIIASMCRKPIFGYHFVAFSSLAIAVFGFLVWGHHMFTSSQSMYAGMVFSLITYAVAIPSAIKTFNWTATIYKGSVSYDTPMIYALGFLGLFTVGGMTGLFLAAMGLDVHLHDTYFVVAHFHYVMVGGQVIAYLGGLHFWWPKITGRMYPEVWGRISAVIVFLGFNLTFFPQFVLGYLGMPRRYHAYSPEFQVMHILSSAGASILAVGFLMPLVYLSWSIKYGEKVGDNPWGACGLEWETSSPPPPENFTYTPVVEHEAYSFEHVKAIKEAGNKVIVSA
- a CDS encoding cytochrome C oxidase subunit IV family protein, with the protein product MAEHSSAHSSEHHLVPLKYYFGVFALLMALTALTVFVASFDLEKVWGPLNVIVAMTIAVIKATAVVMIFMHVRWSSKLTQLIIISGIFWLVILLVLTFTDYSVRIKHGWPTPLGQVEKTAQR